A stretch of the Photobacterium sp. CCB-ST2H9 genome encodes the following:
- a CDS encoding metalloregulator ArsR/SmtB family transcription factor, whose product MQDYSKMEANVEQAVELLKAMGNQHRLMILCVLQEEELSVSQLNERFPIPQSSLSQHLAWLRRAGFVKTRREAQTIYYRLDNVAVIDIISMLHKHYCKE is encoded by the coding sequence ATGCAAGATTATTCCAAGATGGAGGCGAACGTAGAGCAGGCCGTAGAGCTGCTGAAGGCTATGGGAAATCAGCATAGATTAATGATTCTGTGTGTATTACAGGAAGAGGAACTGTCTGTTTCTCAGCTCAATGAGCGATTTCCGATACCTCAGTCCTCTTTGTCACAGCATCTGGCCTGGCTGCGCCGTGCAGGGTTTGTGAAAACCCGTCGGGAAGCACAGACCATTTATTATCGTCTGGATAATGTGGCTGTTATAGACATTATTTCTATGCTGCACAAACACTATTGTAAAGAGTAA
- a CDS encoding YeeE/YedE family protein encodes MQLFIALIAGLLFGAGLTVSQMVNPDKVLNFLDITGQWDPSLILVMGGALVVFGLGYQFLVKTRSTPVFGGEFFIPANKVIDKPLVIGAVLFGLGWGLVGICPGPAVANLLSGNIKIFGFVVAMLAGMQFSGTIDRLLK; translated from the coding sequence ATGCAACTTTTCATCGCCTTAATTGCAGGTCTGCTGTTTGGAGCAGGTCTGACGGTTTCACAGATGGTTAATCCGGATAAAGTGCTGAACTTTTTGGATATAACCGGACAGTGGGATCCCAGTTTAATTCTCGTCATGGGCGGCGCATTAGTGGTGTTCGGCCTGGGTTATCAGTTTTTGGTGAAAACACGTTCCACGCCAGTTTTTGGCGGCGAGTTTTTTATTCCTGCCAATAAAGTGATCGATAAACCTCTGGTTATTGGTGCAGTACTTTTTGGTTTGGGGTGGGGGCTTGTGGGCATTTGCCCGGGACCTGCTGTGGCTAATTTACTGAGTGGCAATATAAAAATCTTCGGCTTTGTTGTTGCAATGTTGGCGGGAATGCAGTTTTCTGGCACTATCGACCGTCTCTTAAAATAG
- a CDS encoding YeeE/YedE family protein, producing MTEFTPWSALIGGFVLGGSALMLLLLNGRIAGISGIVSGAMQVSDPNAKWRWMFILGLILGPLLAAPFGLVLPEHIDASWSVILIGGLLVGAGTRIGSGCTSGHGICGIGRLSPRSVVATLTFMAVAIVVVFVVRHLIGV from the coding sequence ATGACGGAATTTACGCCCTGGAGTGCGCTGATTGGCGGTTTTGTGCTGGGAGGTTCAGCTTTGATGCTGCTGTTACTGAACGGCCGTATTGCCGGGATATCCGGGATTGTCAGTGGCGCAATGCAGGTCAGTGATCCGAATGCGAAATGGCGCTGGATGTTTATTCTTGGCCTGATTCTTGGCCCGCTTCTGGCTGCGCCTTTTGGACTGGTGTTGCCGGAACATATTGATGCTAGCTGGTCTGTAATTCTCATCGGAGGATTGCTCGTCGGCGCAGGCACCCGAATTGGCTCGGGATGTACCAGTGGCCATGGCATCTGTGGGATCGGCCGGTTGTCGCCCCGGTCTGTTGTGGCAACTCTCACCTTTATGGCCGTGGCGATTGTTGTGGTTTTTGTGGTTCGTCACCTGATCGGAGTTTAA
- a CDS encoding MBL fold metallo-hydrolase has protein sequence MNALIKAFYHESTSTISYVVYDRQGGHAAIIDSVLDFAENSGKLWTAFADEQIAFVRDNDLTVDWILETHAHADHLSAAYYLRRQLNSKIGVGEGITKVQKTFKLIFNVDDAELAANGDVFDHLFQDNESFQIGALQGQVLMTPGHTNDSVTYLIEGNAFVGDTLFMPDSGTARCDFPGGDAGVLYDSVNRLHQLPPETRLWMCHDYQPGGRELAYETTVAESFRTNIHIHDGTEKAAFIAVRENRDKTLDVPRLLYPSVQVNIRGGQMPAAESNEQAYIKIPLSVSTSLK, from the coding sequence ATGAATGCGTTAATCAAAGCCTTTTATCACGAGAGTACAAGCACCATCAGCTACGTTGTTTATGACAGGCAAGGCGGGCATGCAGCAATCATTGATAGCGTGCTCGATTTTGCAGAGAACTCTGGCAAGCTCTGGACTGCGTTTGCAGACGAGCAGATTGCTTTTGTTCGAGACAATGATCTGACGGTGGACTGGATTCTGGAAACACACGCTCATGCTGATCATTTATCGGCTGCGTATTACTTACGCCGGCAGCTGAACAGCAAGATTGGTGTCGGGGAAGGCATTACCAAAGTACAAAAGACCTTTAAACTGATTTTCAATGTAGATGATGCTGAGTTAGCAGCAAATGGCGACGTGTTCGATCATTTATTTCAAGACAATGAATCGTTTCAGATTGGTGCACTTCAGGGGCAGGTACTGATGACCCCCGGGCATACCAATGACAGCGTGACTTATCTGATTGAAGGCAATGCGTTTGTCGGGGATACCTTATTCATGCCCGACAGCGGCACCGCGCGCTGTGATTTTCCCGGTGGTGATGCCGGTGTGCTGTACGACAGTGTGAACCGTCTGCATCAGCTGCCGCCTGAGACTCGGCTTTGGATGTGTCATGACTATCAGCCGGGTGGCCGCGAATTGGCGTACGAGACGACGGTCGCTGAGAGTTTCCGTACCAATATACATATCCATGACGGAACAGAAAAAGCGGCGTTTATTGCTGTTCGTGAAAACAGGGACAAGACACTGGATGTTCCCCGGCTTCTGTATCCCTCGGTTCAGGTCAATATCCGCGGGGGCCAGATGCCGGCGGCTGAAAGTAACGAGCAAGCCTATATCAAAATTCCATTGTCAGTCAGTACTTCGCTGAAATAG
- a CDS encoding sulfite exporter TauE/SafE family protein, with protein sequence MITILFGSVAIGLSLGVLGSGGSILTVPVLAYGLGQTEKQAIASALLIVGLISSVSSFSGIRQRLVHWPLVWLFGLPGMAGTYLGAWFASYTSGIIQMTVFATIMLAAAWRMFRPAKTEPETRPERSYWLTGFQGLLVGVLTGFVGVGGGFLIVPALVLLSGLTMRTAVATSLVIIVMNSFVGFLKYQQVLAESHTELNWQIIAIMAAIGIAGSLTGQRLSGRLPQQKIKSAFSVFLILMAGFILYQSLPALFPASTL encoded by the coding sequence ATGATCACCATTTTGTTTGGTTCAGTTGCCATCGGATTAAGTTTAGGTGTCCTGGGCTCCGGCGGTTCAATTCTTACAGTGCCTGTGCTGGCCTATGGTTTAGGGCAGACAGAGAAACAGGCCATCGCCAGTGCCCTGCTGATTGTCGGCCTGATCAGCTCTGTGTCTTCTTTCTCCGGCATCAGACAGCGTCTGGTTCACTGGCCGCTGGTCTGGCTGTTTGGTTTACCCGGGATGGCCGGGACTTACCTTGGCGCCTGGTTCGCCAGCTATACCTCCGGCATCATTCAGATGACGGTCTTTGCAACGATCATGCTGGCAGCCGCCTGGCGCATGTTCAGACCGGCCAAAACCGAACCTGAAACACGACCTGAGCGCTCATACTGGCTGACCGGTTTTCAGGGGTTACTCGTGGGTGTTCTGACGGGCTTTGTCGGTGTCGGAGGCGGCTTTCTGATTGTTCCCGCCCTGGTTTTACTGAGCGGCCTGACGATGCGGACAGCGGTTGCCACCAGCCTGGTGATCATTGTGATGAATTCTTTCGTCGGATTCCTGAAATATCAGCAAGTGCTGGCTGAAAGCCATACTGAACTGAACTGGCAGATCATCGCCATCATGGCAGCTATCGGTATTGCCGGCAGCCTTACAGGTCAGCGCCTGTCCGGCCGGTTACCCCAGCAGAAAATCAAAAGTGCTTTTTCTGTGTTCCTGATTCTGATGGCAGGTTTCATTTTGTACCAATCCCTGCCCGCTTTATTCCCTGCTTCCACGCTCTGA
- a CDS encoding rhodanese-like domain-containing protein: MLVNGRKLAEQAKESIREISCHELAVLMDNDIILIDVREHHETESGILPGAVHMSRGVLEMQLENHPSVAHHPEPLQVMSQQPVYLYCRSGARSALAAESLRRMGFAHVYSLAGGILAWQEAGLPVISLSQRHAGQ, translated from the coding sequence ATGCTTGTGAACGGACGTAAGCTTGCTGAGCAAGCCAAAGAAAGTATCCGTGAAATCAGCTGCCATGAACTTGCGGTATTAATGGACAACGACATCATTTTGATTGATGTGAGAGAACATCATGAGACAGAGAGCGGTATACTGCCGGGTGCAGTCCATATGTCACGGGGGGTACTGGAAATGCAGCTGGAGAATCACCCGTCTGTCGCACATCACCCGGAGCCGTTACAAGTGATGTCTCAGCAACCGGTGTACCTGTACTGCCGGTCCGGCGCACGTTCAGCGCTTGCTGCAGAATCGTTACGCCGGATGGGGTTTGCACATGTTTATTCTCTGGCGGGCGGTATCCTGGCCTGGCAGGAAGCGGGCCTCCCTGTGATCAGTCTTTCGCAGCGTCATGCCGGACAATGA
- a CDS encoding FAD-dependent oxidoreductase → MTKIVIIGGVAGGASAAARARRLSEDAQIIMFERGPYISFANCGLPYHIGGDIPERSKLLLQTPESFNSRFNVDVRVMSEVIAINTSGKSVTVRNGVSGETYEEPYDHLILSPGAAPIIPDIPGLPNPLTHSLRNIPDMDHIIHTIEMNKAEHATVVGGGFIGLEMMEALHQRGIKTTLLELADQVMTPTDPEMAGFVHQEIREKGVDLRLGTALTAVEYNGREPVASVDAGEDDSDQHLLGHLQLTLSTGETLQTDLLIMAVGVRPETTLASAAGVTLGPRGGIQVDDQMRTSDPAIFAVGDAIETLDFVTGEPMLVPLAGPANRQGRMVADVIFGKEEHYQNTQGTAICKVFDLAIASTGMNEKRLKHANIPYEKVYVHTASHAGYYPGAEAVSLKLIYAPDSGKILGAQAVGKDGIDKRIDVLAVAQRAGMTVEQLQHVELCYAPPYGSAKDVINQAAFVACNIRSGDITPMHYHELGEISEHQILLDVRNPGELDAQGAIPGAVNIPVDSLRERMNELPKDKEILVYCQVGLRGNVACRQLNHRGYTTKNLVGGYRTYRIAQQ, encoded by the coding sequence ATGACGAAAATCGTAATTATTGGCGGCGTCGCAGGCGGCGCTTCCGCAGCTGCCCGTGCAAGACGTTTAAGCGAAGATGCGCAAATCATCATGTTTGAGCGTGGCCCCTATATCTCATTCGCCAACTGCGGCCTGCCCTATCATATCGGCGGAGACATACCTGAGCGCAGCAAGCTGTTGTTACAAACACCAGAAAGCTTCAACAGCCGCTTCAATGTCGATGTGCGTGTGATGAGCGAAGTCATCGCGATCAACACATCCGGCAAATCCGTCACAGTCAGAAATGGTGTCTCGGGCGAAACCTATGAAGAGCCTTATGACCACCTGATCCTCAGCCCGGGGGCCGCTCCCATCATTCCGGACATCCCGGGACTGCCAAACCCGCTGACACACTCCCTGCGGAATATCCCGGATATGGATCACATCATCCACACCATTGAAATGAACAAGGCTGAACACGCAACGGTCGTCGGTGGCGGGTTTATCGGCCTGGAAATGATGGAAGCACTGCATCAGCGTGGCATCAAAACCACACTACTGGAATTAGCCGATCAGGTGATGACACCGACCGACCCTGAAATGGCCGGATTTGTGCATCAGGAAATTCGTGAAAAAGGTGTGGATCTCCGGCTGGGCACCGCGCTGACTGCCGTTGAATATAACGGCCGGGAGCCTGTCGCCAGTGTCGATGCGGGTGAAGATGACAGCGACCAGCACCTGCTTGGACACTTACAGCTCACGCTCAGTACCGGTGAGACCTTGCAGACTGACTTGCTGATCATGGCCGTCGGTGTCCGCCCGGAAACCACTCTGGCCAGCGCGGCAGGAGTGACACTTGGCCCGCGGGGCGGTATTCAGGTCGATGATCAGATGCGGACCAGCGATCCGGCCATTTTTGCCGTGGGTGATGCCATTGAGACGCTTGATTTTGTGACGGGTGAACCGATGCTGGTTCCGCTTGCCGGGCCTGCGAACCGTCAGGGACGCATGGTTGCCGATGTCATCTTCGGCAAAGAAGAGCACTACCAGAACACTCAGGGCACAGCCATTTGTAAGGTTTTCGATCTGGCCATTGCATCCACCGGCATGAATGAAAAACGCCTGAAGCATGCAAATATTCCCTATGAAAAGGTATATGTGCACACTGCCAGCCACGCCGGTTACTATCCGGGGGCGGAAGCGGTTTCCCTGAAACTGATTTATGCCCCGGACAGCGGAAAAATTCTGGGGGCTCAGGCTGTCGGCAAAGACGGAATTGATAAGCGCATCGATGTTCTGGCGGTGGCACAGCGTGCCGGAATGACCGTGGAACAACTGCAGCATGTCGAACTGTGTTATGCGCCACCCTACGGCTCAGCGAAAGATGTGATTAATCAGGCTGCCTTTGTTGCCTGCAACATCCGAAGCGGTGACATCACTCCCATGCATTATCACGAGCTGGGTGAAATCAGTGAACACCAGATTCTGCTCGATGTGCGTAATCCGGGAGAACTGGACGCTCAGGGAGCAATTCCGGGTGCCGTCAATATTCCGGTCGACAGCCTGCGTGAGCGTATGAATGAACTGCCGAAGGACAAAGAAATTCTGGTTTACTGTCAGGTTGGACTGCGCGGCAACGTCGCTTGCCGTCAGCTGAATCACCGGGGATACACAACAAAAAACCTGGTTGGCGGATACAGAACCTATCGCATCGCGCAACAATAA